In Paractinoplanes brasiliensis, the following proteins share a genomic window:
- a CDS encoding lactonase family protein, whose protein sequence is MGANGEHVFVGGYTADKGGDGEGITLLRRDPSTGSLTRLGVVARTPSPSFLAQHPSLPVLYAVNELDPGGSVSAFTVADDGALTPLAGRPTGGSDPAHLAVTADGRHLLVANYGTGSVAVFPLDAEGAPGERSDLLDLQGSGPVADRQAGPHAHMVFPLRDEVLIADLGSDRVWRARLDPVVGRLMLLGPAVSAKPGTGPRHVRLSPEGALFVVGELSGELTWWRPAGGGVLDLAGQAATTTAEGENYPSEVVVRPDGRFVYVANRGPNTVATFAWDGQAATLVAETPAGGDWPRHMVLVGDHLYVTNQKSQSVTSFRIDAETGVPAPQGGPTAEPTPTCLLPWNVVQGR, encoded by the coding sequence ATGGGCGCGAACGGTGAGCATGTCTTCGTCGGCGGCTACACGGCGGACAAGGGCGGTGACGGCGAGGGCATCACGCTGCTGCGCCGCGATCCTTCGACCGGCTCGCTGACCCGGCTGGGGGTGGTGGCGCGCACACCGTCCCCGTCCTTTCTGGCCCAGCATCCGAGCCTGCCGGTCCTGTACGCAGTGAACGAGCTCGACCCGGGCGGCTCGGTCAGCGCGTTCACGGTGGCCGACGACGGCGCGCTCACCCCGCTGGCGGGCCGGCCGACCGGTGGCAGCGACCCGGCCCACCTCGCCGTGACGGCCGACGGGCGGCACCTGCTGGTGGCCAACTACGGCACCGGCTCGGTCGCCGTCTTCCCGCTCGACGCCGAGGGCGCCCCGGGCGAGCGCTCCGACCTGCTCGACCTGCAGGGCAGCGGCCCGGTCGCCGACCGCCAGGCCGGTCCGCACGCGCACATGGTGTTCCCGCTGCGTGACGAGGTGCTGATCGCCGACCTGGGCTCGGACAGGGTGTGGCGGGCCCGGCTCGACCCGGTCGTGGGCCGGCTGATGCTGCTCGGGCCCGCGGTGTCCGCCAAGCCCGGCACCGGGCCGCGTCACGTGCGTCTCTCGCCCGAGGGCGCGCTGTTCGTCGTGGGCGAGCTCTCCGGCGAGCTGACCTGGTGGCGTCCGGCCGGCGGGGGCGTGCTCGACCTGGCCGGTCAGGCGGCGACGACCACGGCCGAGGGCGAGAACTACCCGTCCGAGGTCGTGGTGCGCCCCGACGGCCGTTTCGTCTACGTCGCGAACCGCGGGCCGAACACGGTGGCGACCTTCGCCTGGGACGGGCAGGCGGCGACGCTCGTGGCCGAGACGCCGGCCGGGGGTGACTGGCCACGGCACATGGTCCTGGTCGGGGATCACCTGTATGTAACCAATCAGAAGTCACAGAGCGTGACGAGCTTCCGGATCGACGCCGAGACCGGGGTGCCCGCGCCGCAGGGCGGCCCCACCGCGGAGCCCACGCCGACATGTCTGCTGCCCTGGAACGTCGTCCAGGGTCGGTAA
- a CDS encoding GTP-binding protein, which translates to MDSVRSDRNGASSRIPVALKILIAGGFGAGKTTMVGSVSEIRPLQTEEVLTGVEGADDTGGVEGKTTTTVTMDFGRITITDDLQLYLFGTPGQDRFWFLWDELSEGALGAVVLADTRRLADCFPSIDYFEQRGTPFVVAVNCFESEQRFGAEAVGRALDLDPGVPVVLFDAREPIGARNVLIELVEYVARKQLAAAASR; encoded by the coding sequence ATGGACTCCGTGCGCTCTGACCGCAACGGCGCGTCGTCGCGCATCCCGGTCGCGCTCAAGATCCTGATTGCGGGCGGTTTCGGCGCCGGGAAGACCACGATGGTGGGCTCGGTCAGCGAGATCCGCCCGCTGCAGACCGAAGAGGTCCTCACCGGGGTCGAGGGCGCCGACGACACCGGCGGCGTGGAGGGCAAGACCACCACGACCGTGACGATGGACTTCGGCCGCATCACGATCACCGACGATCTGCAGCTCTACCTGTTCGGCACCCCTGGGCAGGACAGGTTCTGGTTCCTCTGGGACGAGCTGTCGGAGGGCGCGCTGGGCGCGGTGGTGCTGGCCGACACGCGCCGGCTGGCCGACTGCTTCCCGTCGATCGACTACTTCGAGCAGCGCGGCACCCCGTTCGTCGTCGCGGTCAACTGTTTCGAGTCCGAGCAGCGCTTCGGGGCCGAGGCGGTCGGCCGGGCGCTCGACCTCGACCCGGGTGTGCCGGTCGTGCTCTTCGACGCCCGCGAGCCGATCGGGGCCCGCAACGTCCTGATCGAGCTGGTGGAGTACGTCGCCCGCAAGCAGTTGGCCGCCGCCGCGTCCCGCTGA
- a CDS encoding DUF742 domain-containing protein, with protein MPADPPRSAHDWLDQDAGPVVRPYAMTQGRVAPEGGEFDLVAFVVAIAGEDAEDAGLQPEHHAIVAASWEPVSVVELASALDLSIGVVRVLLGDLRSAGLISLYEPPAASQPHDVDVLKAVVNGLRAL; from the coding sequence ATGCCGGCTGATCCGCCACGCTCCGCGCACGACTGGCTCGACCAGGACGCCGGCCCCGTCGTCCGGCCCTACGCGATGACCCAGGGCCGCGTGGCCCCCGAGGGCGGCGAGTTCGACCTGGTCGCGTTCGTGGTCGCCATCGCCGGTGAGGACGCCGAGGATGCCGGCCTGCAGCCGGAGCACCATGCGATCGTCGCCGCGTCGTGGGAGCCTGTCTCGGTCGTCGAGCTGGCCTCGGCCCTCGACCTGTCGATCGGGGTCGTCCGGGTTTTACTGGGTGATCTACGCTCGGCGGGACTCATCTCGCTGTACGAACCCCCGGCGGCGTCCCAGCCGCACGACGTCGACGTACTCAAGGCGGTTGTCAATGGACTCCGTGCGCTCTGA
- a CDS encoding roadblock/LC7 domain-containing protein: MTQTTNQRAHLTWLLDDLVERVPTAQQAVVLSADGLLMGASAGLAREDAEHLSAMAAGFQSLAKGASRHFRAGPVRQTVVEMEDAFLFVTAAGHGACLTVLASADADLGLIAYEMAMLVTRVGQNMSAPERSAMMPDAG, from the coding sequence GTGACACAGACGACGAACCAGCGCGCGCACCTCACCTGGCTCCTCGACGATCTGGTGGAGCGGGTGCCGACGGCGCAGCAGGCGGTCGTGCTCTCGGCCGACGGGCTCCTCATGGGAGCGTCGGCCGGACTGGCGCGCGAGGACGCCGAGCACCTGTCGGCCATGGCGGCCGGGTTCCAGAGCCTCGCCAAGGGCGCGAGCCGGCATTTCCGGGCCGGCCCGGTGCGCCAGACCGTGGTCGAGATGGAGGACGCGTTCCTCTTCGTCACGGCGGCCGGTCACGGCGCCTGCCTCACTGTGCTCGCCTCGGCCGACGCCGATCTCGGCCTGATCGCGTACGAGATGGCCATGCTCGTCACCCGGGTGGGTCAGAACATGAGCGCGCCCGAGCGCTCAGCCATGATGCCCGATGCCGGCTGA
- a CDS encoding sensor histidine kinase codes for MKKRYWSIRSKIIVLVAVPLTALLALWVFATALTAGPAFNLLSARTVLDNVGNPGIELVGQLQRERLFSVEYLSATGPVPQSLLDQRSATDKAIATFRRLAEGDDARGATNAELRGRIDGFVVQLDSLTGNRVHIDKRSMDEIGAQNLYNSVIASGFQTFAATATFNDQQIDGELRALTTVGQGQEYLSRVDALVGGATAAGRFTPEVRGELIQDVGTARFLLARGVEAMAESDRVAYNQVEGGVAFDRLDSLLNQLVQQSRDGAATPVSSAEFRPSYVAVAQELRAFEISATDALTDRARPVAERVLLRLGLAGILGLGALAFSLYLSVRVGRSIVGRLRRLHGEAREMAAERLPAVVRRLQRGEDVDVDVETPPLEYGRDEIGQLGQAFNEVQRTALQSAVEEATVRRGLNEVFLNIARRSQTLLHRQLALLDRMERRETEPQELEDLYRVDHLATRMRRHAEDLVILAGAAPGRGWRNPVPVIDVVRGAISEVEDYKRIDIRSVESASVLGRAVGDVIHLLAELLENAASFSPPHTRVQVTGQVLPNGYGIEIEDRGLGMSPEAIDEANRRLVEPPEFDPADSARLGLFVVAQLAGRHGIRVSLRPSAFAGVTAIVLVPGDLVVGAGPIAALPDGGSTGERPLVGSGRGDPSRSLAALQWQGGEQLQQVTASGHPIIDGTARPGPEAPQPVRGVVTGGLPRSPAAPGGPAPSSVADGLSEDGLVQRRRVRRPAVPAPDPDATVPVADLGPVRAELQALNAATEAPPRPEYEAGNMGAGTPPSPRIPAPRAVPRNSAPSAPAMPAVPTRIPAAPTGAQTEVPRVSAPLSVAPATDNPEEKPAGGGGTTSEGLPRRVRQASLVPQLRRPAGALPPEPEPQLRSPEQVRSIMNALQLGTTRGRIDASRYLEQGEGFTPRDDPAATGEGSRRGERRTSAKFASEDRANADDTDIDRQATSRSFADAATVSFPAIVNLALARDSQEHSNEHGDRAHGDAADGGPSSGGDDVTRPEKDA; via the coding sequence ATGAAAAAGCGTTACTGGTCGATCCGTTCGAAGATCATCGTCTTGGTGGCCGTCCCGTTGACGGCTCTGCTGGCACTGTGGGTCTTCGCGACGGCGCTCACCGCCGGACCGGCGTTCAACCTGCTGTCCGCGCGTACGGTGCTGGACAACGTCGGCAACCCGGGCATCGAGCTGGTCGGCCAGTTGCAGCGCGAGCGGCTGTTCAGCGTGGAGTATCTGTCGGCCACCGGCCCGGTTCCCCAGTCCCTGCTCGACCAGCGCAGCGCCACCGACAAGGCGATCGCCACCTTCCGCCGGCTGGCCGAGGGGGACGACGCACGGGGCGCCACCAACGCCGAGCTGCGCGGCCGCATCGACGGGTTCGTCGTGCAACTGGACAGCCTGACCGGCAACCGCGTGCACATCGACAAACGCTCGATGGACGAGATCGGCGCGCAGAACCTCTACAACAGCGTGATCGCCTCCGGGTTCCAGACCTTCGCCGCCACCGCCACCTTCAACGACCAGCAGATCGACGGGGAGCTGCGCGCGCTCACCACCGTCGGCCAGGGCCAGGAATACCTGAGCCGCGTCGACGCCCTGGTCGGCGGGGCCACCGCGGCCGGCCGGTTCACGCCCGAGGTGCGCGGCGAGCTGATCCAGGACGTCGGCACGGCCCGCTTCCTGCTGGCGCGCGGCGTGGAAGCCATGGCCGAGAGTGACCGGGTGGCGTACAACCAGGTCGAGGGCGGTGTCGCCTTCGACCGGCTGGACAGCCTTCTCAACCAGCTCGTGCAGCAGAGCCGGGACGGCGCCGCCACGCCGGTGAGCAGCGCCGAGTTCCGTCCGTCGTACGTGGCCGTGGCGCAGGAGCTGCGGGCGTTCGAGATCTCGGCCACCGACGCGCTGACCGACCGGGCCCGTCCGGTGGCCGAGCGGGTGCTCCTGCGGCTCGGGCTGGCCGGCATCCTCGGCCTCGGCGCGCTGGCCTTCTCGCTCTACCTGTCGGTGCGGGTCGGCCGCTCGATCGTCGGCCGGCTGCGGCGCCTGCACGGTGAGGCCCGCGAGATGGCCGCCGAGCGGCTGCCCGCCGTGGTGCGCCGGCTGCAGCGCGGCGAGGACGTGGACGTCGACGTCGAGACGCCGCCCCTGGAGTACGGCCGCGACGAGATCGGCCAGCTCGGCCAGGCGTTCAACGAGGTGCAGCGGACGGCGCTGCAGTCCGCGGTCGAGGAGGCGACCGTCCGGCGCGGCCTCAACGAGGTGTTCCTCAACATCGCCCGGCGCAGCCAGACCCTGCTGCACCGTCAGCTCGCGCTGCTCGACCGCATGGAACGCCGCGAGACCGAGCCGCAGGAGCTCGAGGACCTCTACCGCGTCGACCACCTCGCCACCCGCATGCGCCGGCACGCCGAGGACCTGGTGATCCTGGCCGGCGCAGCCCCGGGCCGCGGCTGGCGCAACCCGGTCCCGGTGATCGACGTCGTCCGCGGCGCCATCAGTGAGGTCGAGGACTACAAGCGCATCGACATCCGCTCGGTCGAGTCGGCCTCGGTGCTGGGCCGGGCGGTCGGTGACGTCATCCACCTGCTCGCCGAGCTGCTGGAGAACGCCGCCTCGTTCTCGCCGCCGCACACCCGGGTGCAGGTCACCGGCCAGGTGCTGCCCAACGGCTACGGCATCGAGATCGAGGACCGCGGTCTCGGCATGAGCCCCGAGGCGATCGACGAGGCGAACCGCCGTCTGGTCGAGCCGCCCGAGTTCGATCCGGCCGACAGTGCCCGCCTCGGCCTGTTCGTGGTGGCCCAGCTGGCCGGCCGGCACGGTATCCGGGTCTCGTTGCGCCCGTCCGCGTTCGCCGGGGTCACCGCGATCGTGCTGGTGCCGGGCGACCTGGTCGTGGGGGCCGGGCCGATCGCGGCGCTGCCCGACGGCGGGTCGACCGGGGAGCGGCCGCTGGTCGGTTCGGGCCGGGGTGACCCGTCCCGTTCGCTGGCCGCGCTGCAGTGGCAGGGTGGCGAGCAGTTGCAGCAGGTCACCGCGTCGGGCCACCCGATCATCGACGGCACCGCCCGGCCCGGTCCGGAGGCCCCTCAGCCCGTACGCGGTGTGGTGACCGGCGGTCTGCCGCGCTCGCCCGCCGCCCCGGGTGGTCCCGCTCCCAGCTCGGTCGCCGACGGTCTGAGCGAGGACGGCCTGGTGCAGCGCCGCCGGGTACGCCGCCCCGCCGTCCCGGCTCCCGACCCCGATGCCACCGTCCCGGTTGCCGATCTGGGCCCGGTGCGGGCGGAACTGCAGGCCCTGAACGCCGCTACCGAGGCGCCGCCGAGGCCCGAGTACGAGGCAGGGAACATGGGCGCCGGAACGCCGCCGAGCCCCCGAATCCCGGCGCCCCGGGCCGTGCCCCGCAATTCGGCACCGAGCGCGCCGGCCATGCCGGCCGTGCCGACCCGGATCCCGGCCGCGCCAACCGGAGCGCAGACCGAGGTGCCCCGGGTTTCCGCGCCGCTCTCCGTTGCGCCGGCGACCGACAACCCGGAAGAGAAGCCGGCGGGCGGCGGCGGGACCACATCGGAGGGTCTGCCCCGCCGGGTGCGCCAGGCCAGCCTGGTGCCGCAGTTGCGCCGCCCGGCCGGCGCGTTGCCGCCCGAGCCCGAACCGCAGCTGCGCTCGCCCGAGCAGGTGCGCAGCATCATGAACGCTCTGCAGCTCGGCACCACCCGTGGACGCATTGACGCCAGTCGCTACCTTGAGCAGGGTGAAGGGTTTACTCCCCGTGACGACCCCGCCGCTACTGGCGAAGGATCTCGTCGTGGTGAACGTCGTACAAGTGCCAAATTCGCATCTGAAGACAGGGCTAATGCGGACGACACGGACATTGATCGTCAGGCAACGTCCAGATCCTTTGCGGATGCGGCTACCGTCAGTTTCCCGGCGATCGTGAATCTTGCGCTCGCGCGGGACAGTCAAGAACACAGCAACGAGCACGGGGACAGAGCACACGGGGATGCGGCCGATGGCGGGCCATCATCCGGGGGCGACGACGTGACCAGGCCGGAAAAGGACGCATAA
- a CDS encoding M48 family metallopeptidase: protein MLAGFLAVAWLQVGVVLLAVLLVLEPLPGELALQVAVPLVIAVAGLLWWATVRALRLRHPVPAGVPVPRQHAPALWAMVDEAAAAAGVKPPAGVTIVAGASATVGQRLRLGGLAGGPRELYLGLPLLQAWDESRVRAVVAHELAHGSPALGGRFGPVARRGRLALGRIVPRIPRRSPAGPLLRAWARWYRAVDTPFSHAQELAADRVAAAFAGPHAAAAVLRDGPALEALQQLFHAEYLGPGWQTGLVPDDVFGGFLRVLAARGDDVAAFRAREPEAPGEWDPHPPLAQRLSALAEITPEGPEQPGKPAGELVPDLSGLGRALQAVAFPAGARTVVGWDEFFGAARLAEMEREADASLRALSRAAGTPVTGAAEVLDLAADGRLRKIAESVFDDLPADEVSGRVTELTALLLALAALHSGVARWRHSWSGTAELVAADGSYLELQAPAEAAGDPATVGQAREWLTSLGVDLSASASRQHAARVPVLGGVVGVQVDGARSDLLVLETGLLLVPALPRTRHHEARRRLTRLAGDGVRTDGSPAATATATLEKPGAGSRFVPFADVASASATRNGRRSWELNLRDGGTVSVRSTLDSEELPGGWAALDDAVAFLTRTR from the coding sequence ATGCTGGCCGGTTTCCTGGCGGTGGCGTGGCTGCAGGTCGGCGTCGTCCTGCTGGCGGTGCTGCTGGTGCTCGAGCCGCTGCCGGGTGAGCTGGCGCTGCAGGTCGCGGTGCCGCTGGTGATCGCCGTGGCCGGTCTGCTCTGGTGGGCGACCGTCCGGGCCCTGCGCCTGCGTCACCCGGTGCCCGCCGGGGTGCCGGTGCCGCGTCAGCACGCGCCCGCGCTCTGGGCGATGGTCGACGAGGCTGCCGCCGCGGCCGGGGTGAAGCCGCCGGCGGGGGTGACGATCGTGGCCGGGGCCAGTGCCACCGTCGGGCAGCGTCTGCGGCTGGGCGGTCTGGCCGGTGGTCCCCGCGAGCTCTATCTGGGTTTGCCGCTGCTGCAGGCGTGGGACGAGTCCCGCGTACGGGCGGTGGTCGCTCACGAGCTGGCGCACGGCTCGCCCGCTCTGGGTGGCAGGTTCGGCCCGGTGGCCCGGCGTGGCCGGCTGGCCCTGGGGCGGATCGTCCCGCGGATTCCTCGCCGCAGCCCGGCCGGTCCGCTGCTGAGGGCGTGGGCCCGCTGGTACAGGGCCGTCGACACGCCGTTCAGCCATGCGCAGGAGCTGGCCGCCGACCGGGTGGCGGCCGCTTTCGCCGGTCCGCACGCCGCGGCCGCCGTGCTGCGTGACGGTCCCGCCCTCGAGGCCTTGCAGCAGCTCTTCCACGCCGAATATCTCGGTCCCGGCTGGCAGACCGGCCTCGTGCCGGACGACGTCTTCGGCGGGTTCCTGCGGGTGCTGGCCGCCCGCGGTGACGACGTGGCCGCGTTCCGGGCCCGCGAGCCCGAGGCGCCGGGGGAGTGGGATCCGCACCCGCCGCTCGCCCAGCGTCTGTCCGCGCTGGCCGAGATCACTCCCGAGGGCCCGGAACAGCCGGGCAAGCCGGCCGGTGAGCTGGTGCCCGATCTGTCCGGGCTGGGCCGTGCCCTGCAGGCGGTGGCGTTCCCGGCGGGCGCCCGTACGGTGGTCGGCTGGGACGAGTTCTTCGGGGCGGCCCGCCTGGCCGAGATGGAACGTGAGGCCGACGCGTCGCTGCGGGCGCTGTCCCGGGCCGCCGGCACGCCCGTCACCGGGGCCGCCGAGGTGCTCGACCTGGCCGCCGACGGCCGCCTTCGCAAGATCGCCGAGTCGGTCTTCGACGACCTGCCCGCCGACGAGGTGTCGGGCCGGGTCACCGAGCTGACAGCGCTGCTGCTGGCCCTGGCCGCCCTGCACAGCGGCGTGGCCCGCTGGCGGCACAGCTGGTCCGGCACGGCCGAGCTGGTCGCCGCCGACGGGTCCTATCTGGAGCTGCAGGCGCCCGCGGAGGCCGCCGGTGATCCGGCCACCGTCGGGCAGGCCCGTGAGTGGCTGACCTCGCTCGGCGTCGACCTTTCGGCGTCCGCCTCGCGGCAGCACGCGGCTCGCGTCCCGGTGCTCGGTGGCGTGGTGGGGGTGCAGGTCGACGGCGCCCGCTCCGACCTGCTGGTCCTCGAGACCGGGCTGCTGCTGGTGCCCGCTCTGCCGCGCACCCGGCATCATGAGGCCAGGCGCCGTCTGACCCGGCTGGCCGGGGACGGCGTGCGCACCGACGGCTCGCCGGCCGCGACGGCCACCGCCACTCTGGAGAAGCCGGGCGCCGGCAGCCGGTTCGTGCCGTTCGCCGATGTCGCCTCGGCCTCGGCCACCCGTAACGGCCGTCGCTCGTGGGAGCTGAACCTGCGCGACGGCGGCACGGTGAGTGTGCGTTCCACTCTGGACTCGGAGGAGTTGCCCGGTGGCTGGGCCGCGTTGGACGACGCTGTCGCCTTTCTGACTCGTACGCGGTGA
- a CDS encoding cytochrome P450, producing the protein MALLDQTLAFATLGYAWLPDLRRRHHGRPVPMRFGGQPAVAISGPDAARFFYEHGNLERHTALPAPVVDTLFGRGVHTLDDEAHRARKALFVALLMHEDGIDTLASLAGKIFDEAADGWRGGKPVSLFDETARVLADAAARWTGVREDPELAPDLVAMVDGFATAGPRHLRARLARRRRERQLSRLIEDERRQEPTGEPVSRIAHHLEDGYLLDPRTAAVELINIIRPTTAVAWLVAFAAHALDRSPGTRARLRGGDDEYTLAFVQEVRRFYPFAPFLGGRARRDLHFQRTEIAKGTLVLLDVYGQHHDERVWAEPYEFRPERFLGRKVGEYELIPQGGGDPRTGHRCPGEKITVAVLGTLVQRLARLDYYLPPQNSSIDLSRVPARPRSGIEIIVPQ; encoded by the coding sequence ATGGCGCTTCTCGACCAGACCCTGGCGTTCGCCACCCTCGGGTACGCCTGGCTTCCCGACCTCCGCCGACGCCACCACGGCCGGCCCGTCCCCATGCGGTTCGGCGGGCAACCCGCGGTCGCGATCAGCGGACCCGACGCCGCCCGCTTCTTCTACGAACACGGCAACCTCGAACGGCACACGGCGCTGCCCGCCCCGGTTGTCGACACGCTGTTCGGCCGCGGCGTCCACACCCTCGACGACGAAGCCCACCGCGCCCGCAAGGCGCTGTTCGTGGCGTTGCTGATGCACGAGGACGGGATCGACACCCTCGCGTCGCTGGCCGGCAAGATCTTCGACGAGGCGGCCGACGGCTGGCGCGGCGGCAAGCCGGTGTCGCTGTTCGACGAGACGGCCCGGGTGCTCGCCGACGCGGCGGCGCGGTGGACCGGCGTACGGGAAGATCCAGAACTTGCCCCGGACCTGGTGGCCATGGTCGACGGCTTCGCCACAGCGGGGCCGCGGCACCTGCGCGCACGGCTGGCACGGCGGCGCCGCGAACGACAACTGTCCCGGCTCATCGAAGACGAACGCCGGCAAGAACCCACCGGCGAACCGGTGTCGAGAATCGCGCACCACCTCGAGGACGGCTACCTGCTCGACCCCCGCACCGCCGCCGTCGAACTGATCAACATCATCCGCCCGACCACGGCGGTGGCCTGGCTCGTCGCGTTCGCCGCACACGCCCTCGACCGCTCTCCCGGAACCCGGGCCCGCCTGCGCGGCGGCGACGACGAATACACGCTGGCCTTCGTGCAGGAAGTACGGCGGTTCTATCCGTTCGCGCCCTTCCTGGGCGGACGCGCCCGACGCGACCTGCACTTCCAGCGCACCGAGATCGCGAAGGGCACACTGGTGCTGCTCGACGTGTACGGCCAGCACCACGACGAGCGGGTGTGGGCGGAGCCGTACGAATTCCGGCCGGAACGCTTCCTGGGACGCAAGGTCGGGGAGTACGAGCTGATCCCGCAGGGGGGCGGGGATCCGCGGACGGGGCACCGCTGCCCGGGCGAGAAGATCACGGTTGCGGTGCTGGGCACGCTGGTGCAGCGGCTGGCCCGGCTCGACTACTACCTGCCGCCGCAGAACTCCTCGATAGACCTGAGCCGGGTGCCGGCCCGCCCCCGGAGCGGCATCGAGATCATCGTCCCCCAATAG
- a CDS encoding beta-N-acetylhexosaminidase, which produces MSAPTMRQLGDVIPLPASVRSDPAADFRVPSGVSVSAAPAAAAVADELAGLLRRVTGFRVPRDDDGVIRLRLDETVDEAKSPESYRLDIAADGVTLSAPAAQGLFAGVQTLRQLLPETAQAEVVLPGGRIEDEPRFAYRGAMLDLARHFYSPADIRSYIDSIAQFKLNHLHLHLTDDQGWRLEIEGWPRLTEVSGGEGTGIDGQGPGHLTAAEYADLVAYGETRFVTIVPEIDMPGHVNAAQVAYPELTCDGEPVQPRTDAEVGYSSLCASKEETYAFVEDVIRVVAGLTPGPFLHIGGDEALSTTAEDYRTFMTRVLPMVGKYGKRAIGWHEMAAVELPPTAVPQFWRIEPVDAGVARAAENGHQVIMSPADRSYLDMKYDESSPLGLDWAGLLGVERSYDWDPADRLPGVGEESLLGVEAPLWSETLRSLADVEYMAFPRLVAIAEIGWTPRADRTWPSFRRRLGAFGPRFGAQGVNFHRSPEIDWT; this is translated from the coding sequence GTGAGCGCTCCCACGATGAGACAACTCGGTGACGTCATTCCGCTGCCCGCGTCGGTCCGGTCCGACCCGGCTGCCGACTTCCGGGTGCCGTCCGGCGTGTCGGTGAGCGCCGCCCCCGCGGCAGCCGCCGTCGCCGACGAGCTGGCCGGCCTGTTGCGCCGGGTCACCGGCTTCCGGGTCCCCCGCGACGACGACGGTGTGATCCGGCTGCGACTCGACGAAACTGTGGACGAGGCGAAGTCGCCGGAGTCGTACCGGCTCGACATCGCGGCCGACGGCGTGACCCTCAGCGCTCCCGCCGCGCAGGGCCTCTTCGCCGGTGTGCAGACGCTGCGCCAGTTGCTGCCCGAGACGGCGCAGGCCGAGGTCGTGCTCCCCGGCGGGCGGATCGAGGACGAGCCGCGTTTCGCCTACCGCGGCGCGATGCTCGACCTGGCCCGGCACTTCTACAGCCCGGCCGACATCCGGTCCTACATCGACAGCATCGCCCAGTTCAAGCTCAACCACCTGCACCTGCACCTCACCGACGACCAGGGGTGGCGGCTCGAGATCGAGGGGTGGCCGCGGCTCACCGAGGTCAGCGGCGGCGAGGGCACGGGGATCGACGGCCAGGGCCCGGGCCACCTCACCGCCGCCGAGTATGCGGACCTGGTGGCGTACGGGGAAACGCGGTTTGTCACGATCGTGCCCGAGATCGACATGCCCGGTCACGTGAACGCCGCCCAGGTCGCCTATCCCGAGCTGACCTGCGACGGCGAGCCGGTGCAGCCGCGCACCGACGCCGAGGTGGGCTACTCCTCGCTGTGTGCGAGCAAGGAGGAGACGTACGCCTTCGTCGAGGACGTCATCCGGGTCGTGGCCGGGCTGACCCCGGGGCCGTTCCTGCACATCGGCGGGGACGAGGCGCTGAGCACCACCGCCGAGGACTACCGCACGTTCATGACGCGGGTGCTGCCGATGGTCGGGAAGTACGGCAAGCGGGCGATCGGCTGGCACGAGATGGCGGCCGTCGAGCTGCCGCCCACGGCCGTTCCCCAGTTCTGGCGGATCGAGCCGGTTGACGCAGGTGTCGCCCGCGCCGCCGAGAACGGCCACCAGGTGATCATGTCGCCGGCCGACCGGAGTTACCTCGACATGAAGTACGACGAGTCGAGCCCGCTCGGTCTCGACTGGGCCGGGCTGCTCGGCGTCGAGCGCTCGTACGACTGGGACCCTGCCGACCGCCTGCCCGGCGTGGGCGAGGAATCCCTGCTCGGCGTCGAGGCGCCGCTGTGGTCCGAGACGCTGCGCAGCCTGGCCGACGTGGAGTACATGGCGTTCCCCCGGCTGGTCGCGATCGCCGAGATCGGCTGGACGCCGCGCGCCGACCGTACGTGGCCGTCGTTCCGCCGTCGGCTGGGCGCGTTCGGTCCCCGTTTCGGGGCGCAGGGGGTCAACTTCCACCGCTCCCCGGAGATCGACTGGACGTAG
- a CDS encoding GNAT family N-acetyltransferase encodes MSITTRRAEDADPELLHDLAARTFGLACPPGTLQPDIDAFIAANLSVASFRGYLADPVRILLLVLRDEVPVGYSMLVGGPIKDPDVSAVIDERVSIELSKCYVTPEQHGSGAAATLMTDTLAAAAGTGAEFCWLGVNQQNVRAAKFYAKHGFEIVGTKRFLVGAEWHNDHIRRRPLP; translated from the coding sequence ATGTCGATCACGACCCGTCGAGCCGAAGATGCCGACCCGGAACTGCTGCACGACCTGGCCGCACGGACATTCGGGCTGGCCTGTCCGCCCGGCACCCTGCAGCCGGACATCGACGCGTTCATCGCCGCCAATCTGTCGGTCGCGAGTTTCCGGGGCTATCTGGCCGATCCCGTACGGATCCTGCTGCTGGTCCTTCGTGACGAGGTGCCGGTCGGCTACTCGATGCTGGTCGGCGGGCCGATCAAGGACCCGGACGTGTCCGCGGTGATCGACGAGCGGGTCAGCATCGAGCTCAGCAAGTGTTACGTGACGCCGGAACAGCACGGCTCGGGCGCCGCCGCCACGCTGATGACCGACACGCTGGCCGCGGCGGCCGGGACGGGCGCCGAGTTCTGCTGGCTGGGGGTCAACCAGCAGAACGTACGGGCCGCGAAGTTCTACGCCAAGCACGGCTTCGAGATCGTCGGCACCAAGCGCTTCCTGGTCGGCGCCGAATGGCACAACGACCACATCCGCCGCCGCCCCCTGCCCTAG